CCGTTGGGGGCTGTCCTAGCAGTTGTTTTTCCATGATGTCGAGCATCAGGGGCATGAGGTTGTTGAACTCTTCGCGGGTCAATATTTCAATCTGAGGTAGTTCAGGGTCTGCTTCACAGGCGGTTCGCCAGTTGTTTAACAGGGGTTCCCGGCGACTGAAGAGAAAGGCAACTAGGGCCTGAATGGGGTGCTGATCAGCGGAAGGAGTAGCCATGATGGGGCCGGTGAGATCCAACATCCGGTTGTGCGGTTCGACTGGAAGACATGATCCCAATTGGGCAACCAGGCGAAAAAATCATTGCCTTTCAATGGAAAGGTATATACCGGGTAACCGGTCCGGCTGACCTGTTTGGTAAAAACGGCCCGCGAAGTGAGGCAGCGGCCAGGAAGCAAAGCGCTCGTTTTTGGATGATTCAATTAAGTTGCGATAGAGACGAATCAAGTATATGGCATCGTAAATGATGGATAGCTCGAACGGGTTGGTGGGATGATGCCGCAGCGTAAAGCCCTTGGCAACGATCGCTTCCAATTCTTGAAGATGACTATGCATACGTTCCGGGGTCATAAAAGATTTTTCTCTATTACCGGTCTGTCAGGCAATAAGTCTTCTTTATGGTCCTAATTGTTAGGATTCGGACTTTTCTAACTGTTCTACGGCTTGCTGCTTAAAGGATTTGAGCTTTTCGAGGGCTTTTTGCAGGCTTTCGGTATGATCTTCAAATGGGGTAGTTGTTAATGGCTTTACAGGCAAATGGTTGGCTGCAAACTCTTTAGGCGAAGAGGGTTGCAAAGTGGCCAACTCTTGCTCCAAACGGGCGATGTGCTCCTGAAGAGAATTGATGTGATACCGAAGCCATGCCTTATTACGTGATTGATCCGCCATAGGGCTGACAAGATAGGAGATTCTCCTACAGACCAATCCGTTATTTTTTTTTAACGGTTACCTCTTGATTCCACCAGGCTTGGTAGGCCGCACCGTAAAGCCTGACTTCAAACAATGAGAAAGGCCTAATTACAGAAAGTCCTTGCTACCGTATTCTGCTCCAATGACGGCCTGCATCAAAAGAAGTCTAAGTAAGTTCAGGGAAAGGATCTTGGCATTCCTCCGTTTTAAGTCCCTTGCAATGCTTAATCGAGCAGCTGCTTTACCTTGTCGATTCCGATCTGTTTCTGCTCCATGAGTCGTTGTAGCCGTTCGGAAAGTCGTTCATTCCGGGCCTGTAGGGCTTCTATCCGGGTTCTTAACCGACTACAGTTCTGTTGGAAGGTTCGAAGGGCGGTGGAATTTTTTTCCAGGTCAAACGGAGTCATGGGATGTCGATTTAAGGAGGGCCTTGCCCCGCAGTTTGAACACCAAAGGGGGAGAAGAGGCTCGGATGGAACGGATTAGTATCGAGCAGTAGGACGAAACAACGGTAGCAATATACGATTAAATAAGCAAATACCCTATGGCTTGTCAATGATTCAAGAACGCCCGACCGGGATGTGGGCTGCCTTCCACCCCGGACTTAGCGTAGGGTAAAAATCGGAAGGCCCAGCCGGCAGGCTGTTGAAAAACGGCCGGGCTATGCTGTTACTAAAGACTATCTATTGTCTGGATGAGCCCTTCCCAACTGCGGGTTTCGCCTGCGTATAGTCCCCGTTCCCTCATTTGTACCGTCCACTAATTCCCCATTCCGGTTTTAGACTGTGACGTTGTGGAAGAAAGAACTTCCATAAAGGTGTGAATTGAAAGGAAAACCCCCGGCTGTTAGCTGGGGCGCTTTCTGGGTTCTCTCTGTCAGCCTGCCGAATTCCCAATCAGGATCGCGATATATACTTGTTTATGCTTATGCTTTGTTCCGAAACGCCCCGGCTACTGGCTGGGGCGTTTTTACGCGGTGAAAAGATGGGTTACCGCCGGCATTCATGACCGTTAGAGTCCATTGCGACAGGGGCCAAACAGGCTGTTAGCGGAAAATGCGTGCGCTTTCAGCGTAGCGTCAACGGTTTGCTGACCGCACCATTTTGCTCATTTTTCGCTCTTTTCAACGCCGGTAATGAGCAAACCGATCTTCTTATTAGTTGATGCATCAGTTCGAAAAATTATTAATTCTTTCTTCAATGGACAACGTATTCTGGGAAGAAATCACCGCGGGTTTGCCCTCCACCCGGCAACTGATTCAAGTGGTCATCCGGCTGCTGGCGGCTACCCTGCTGGGGTCTGCAATTGGTTACGAGCGGAAGCGGGCGGGCAAACCCGGTGGCGTCCGGACCCACTCGTTAGTTTGTTTGGGAACGAGCGTGCTGTTGCTTTCCTGTTGGCAGGCGGGAATGGAGCTGGAGGATGTATCCCGCGTTTTGCAGGGCATCATTACCGGCATCGGCTTTTTAGGTGGAGGAACCATTCTGAAGCTGAGTGCGCAAAAAGACATTCAGGGTCTAACCTCGGCGGCCAGCATCTGGATGACGGCCGCTATCGGAATAAACGTAGGATTGGGAGCCATCGCCGTGGCTTTTTTGGGTACTGTAATCGCCTTGTTAATTTTGACGGTAACCGGGCGGTTCGAAACGCGAACCAGTGACGCTTCAAAGAACCGCTAGAAATCCTTCCATCCTTTTTCCATTCATTAAGGGGTAACGTGTAAGTGCTAACGTAGCGGCAGTGGCGAACCTGGGTATCTGACAAACGGACCGTCGGGCACGGTTTCCCGTGGGCAGACAGCCAAAACTGCCCGTCAGGTTTTGCTGCCCGGTCTTAAGGGGTAGGGGGGCCGTTAACTCATTCTTTCCGGCATTTGCGCCCCCCGTTTTTTTACGCCGGTTAATCTATACGAATAACGAGGGTCAAAACTAGCTTCAGAACCGGCCGGCCAATCAATCCGGCCGGTTCTGCTGGTGTACAAACCCGAATACCTGTTGTTCATACTCATTCAAGTCAAGTTTATGCCTGTCTCTTGAAAGCATCATCTTTCAAAGGACTATACCATTGTTCAACTGCTCAACTTTACCTGATTACCTTTCTCATGAGTTGCATTCTTGATTCCATTAGTCAACCAGCGCAGATTGTTTATTTGCAGGGGGCCAGCAACTATACCTGGGTTCACTACCGGGACGGTCAGAAACTGTTGCTTTCCAAACCCCTGCTGTATTTTGAAGCTGCCCTGCCCAGTTTTTTGCGCGTGCATAAAACGGCCCTGGTCAATCCGCGGTATATTCAGGATGTTACGGCTCCTCCCCGGCGGAAAATGCCCGGCAATATTCACCTGATCAATGGCATTACACTGCCGGTAGGGCGTCGCCGGTGGCACCCGCTGTTGCAGGACATCAGCCAGGCCGTTCAGCTTTCGGATGAAGGCAAAAACAATTTCTACACGCATATAAGCACCGGAGGGCCGTTTAACCAGCCCGCCGTTCAGCAGCGGCTTTACGTAGCAACGGCGAATGAAATCAAGGCCGGCCTGGTCCAGCAGCTGATCGAAGACCACTGGCCCGAGTGGGGCATTCACTTTTTTGATTCCGGGTCGGGCCTGCTCAAAACCCTGGCTGCGAGCGAAGAAACCAACTTACCGGGGATGATTCTGCTGGATGCGGGTCCGCAACCGGCCCGCAGCTTATTTGTGCTGGAAACCATCAAAAACGCGGGTAAACTCAAACGCATTCCTACGCTGCTGATGGCTGAGTCGGACAACGGCGATCTGGTTGAGCAGGGCTACGCCGTGGGGGCCAATTCGGTCATTCTGCATCCGACGCACCCGTCTCATTTTGTGCAGGCGCTGGAACGCGTGTGCCGGTACTGGCTGCGGATGGCCTCAGCGCCCCGGTTTGCGGCTTTTCTCAATTAAAAGCCGCAGGACCCGAGGCCGAAAACTCATTAAGCGGTCTAATTCTAGCGCTTTGGGAAGAGACCTGGTTCTTTCACCGAGCGGATTTGCTCCATAAAATCACTATCAGATCATGTTCTATCACGACAAAAAACTGCAGTATAAAGTCCGGGTTGAAAAGCCAAACCCGACCTTTGCCCGGGCACTTCAACAGGCTATTGGCGGTATTGAGGGCGAAATTCGGGTATGTTTACAATATTTGTTTCAGGCCTGGAACACGCGCGGGCCGGTGCGCTACCGGGATATGCTGCTGGATACGGGTACGGAAGAAATCTCCCACATTGAAATGCTGGCTACGGCCGTAGCACTGAACTTGGAAGGGGCGTCGAACGATGTCATTGATGATCTGGTGGGTAAAAATCCGGTTGTAGAAGCCATTATGGGGGGTATGGACCCGCGTCAATACCTGTCAGGCGGCCTGGGCGCCATGGCCGCTGATGCCAACGGGGTCCCCTTCAACGGCTCCTGGGTGGTAAGCTCGGGCAACACGGCCGCCGATATGTACGCCAACGTCATGGCCGAATCAACCGGGCGGCTGCTGGCCACGCGGCTGTATGAACTGACCGACGACGCCGGTATGAAAGATATGCTGTCCTTCCTGATCGCCCGCGACACGATGCACCAGAACCAGTGGCTGGCCGTTCTGGAAGAACTCGGACACGGCGATCTGCGGACTGTACACCCCATTCCGAATAGTTTTCCGCAGGCCAATGAACACCAGGAGTTTAGCTACACCTTCGTCAATACAAACGTGGATAAAGAAGCCTCGGTAGGTCAAAACCGGCGCTGGACCGAAGGACCTTCTATCGACGGCCGGTCGACCTTCCGCGAGATGCCTGCGCAACCCTTCGGGGATGAGCCTAAACTGGCACCACCCGCACCGGAAGGCTATGCCCAGATTGAGCAGATGCAGCACGCGGGCGAAAAGCGCTGACAAACAAGAAGTGATTTTTGCGGTTTGTTTAGGAAACGGTTCCTCCGGCAGGCTTTTCTCAGAAGGTCTTACGGGGAACCGTTTTTTTAGAAAAGTTACCGCCGTGAGTTTTCTAAACAGAGAATAACCATGCTTGTTCTGACCGCTGCGGTGCAGGCTGTCTATTACGTCCTGACCGGCATCTGGCCCATACTGAGCATCGATACATTTCAGCAGGTAACCGGTCCGAAAACCGATCGCTGGCTGGTTAAAATGATCGGGGCGTTATTCGCCGTCATCGGCCTGACCATTGGCCTTGCCGTCGTGTATGCCGACATCGACCTGACCGTGGCCTTTTTAGGCATGAGCAGCGCCGTAGCCGTTATCCTCGTTGATGTCTGGTACGTGAGCCGGCGGGTCATCAGTCGGGTTTATTTACTGGATGCCTTCGCAGAAATCATCCTGCTGACTGGCTGGATTCTGGGCCTCTTCCTGGCGGACTAGGTCGTATACCCGTTTCCGAAAAGAAACGCTAACCGGATTGCTTGCTTATGTTTGTTGTTGATCAATCGGCTTTTGCTATTATACTCTGTCTGCTAACCATGTTGTTCTGGGGCTCCTGGACCAACGGGCAGAAAATGGTGACCCAATCCGCGCCGTTGCCGGTTTTCTACCGCGACTACGTCTACGGCATTGTCGGCACGGCGGTTCTGGTGGCTTTTACCCTGGGAAGTCTGGGCGATAAAGGACGCTCGGTCTGGGCCGATCTGCAACAGGCGGAAGCCGTCAGTCTGGCGCTGGCGTTTGCCGGTGGGGTGGTTTTTAACCTCGGTAACTGGCTGCTGGCTTCGGGAATCAACCGCTCCGGAATTGCCATTGCCATGCCCATTGGAACGGGGCTTTCCCTGGCCGTAGGGCTGGTGGTCAACTACATTGCCGAACCCACCGGAAGCCTGCCGCTGCTGATTGCGGGCGGGGTGTCGGTGCTGGTCGCCATTGCCTTCAGCGCCCTGGCTTATCTGGCCAAAGAGGAAAGCGAGTCTTCGGACGATTCCGATAAAACGGGGATCTGGATTGCGCTGGCGGGCGGTCTGGTCGCCGGTTTTTTCTTTCGGACGGTTTCCGCATCCATTGCTGCCGACCTCAACAAACCCGAACCCGGTATGCTCACGCCTTATTCGGCTCTGCTGCTTTTCTCCATCGGTATCGGCCTGAGCAACCCGTTGATTGAACGG
This Larkinella insperata DNA region includes the following protein-coding sequences:
- a CDS encoding response regulator transcription factor, producing the protein MSCILDSISQPAQIVYLQGASNYTWVHYRDGQKLLLSKPLLYFEAALPSFLRVHKTALVNPRYIQDVTAPPRRKMPGNIHLINGITLPVGRRRWHPLLQDISQAVQLSDEGKNNFYTHISTGGPFNQPAVQQRLYVATANEIKAGLVQQLIEDHWPEWGIHFFDSGSGLLKTLAASEETNLPGMILLDAGPQPARSLFVLETIKNAGKLKRIPTLLMAESDNGDLVEQGYAVGANSVILHPTHPSHFVQALERVCRYWLRMASAPRFAAFLN
- a CDS encoding GRP family sugar transporter; the encoded protein is MFVVDQSAFAIILCLLTMLFWGSWTNGQKMVTQSAPLPVFYRDYVYGIVGTAVLVAFTLGSLGDKGRSVWADLQQAEAVSLALAFAGGVVFNLGNWLLASGINRSGIAIAMPIGTGLSLAVGLVVNYIAEPTGSLPLLIAGGVSVLVAIAFSALAYLAKEESESSDDSDKTGIWIALAGGLVAGFFFRTVSASIAADLNKPEPGMLTPYSALLLFSIGIGLSNPLIERLVKRFKLAGDEEPANGVTLRQRGIGLASGFIWSLGMAALLVGSPEAGDAVSYGLSQGATIVSVLWGLFLWKEFEGAPAKANRYLWLMGATYVAGLILIILARS
- a CDS encoding MgtC/SapB family protein, producing the protein MDNVFWEEITAGLPSTRQLIQVVIRLLAATLLGSAIGYERKRAGKPGGVRTHSLVCLGTSVLLLSCWQAGMELEDVSRVLQGIITGIGFLGGGTILKLSAQKDIQGLTSAASIWMTAAIGINVGLGAIAVAFLGTVIALLILTVTGRFETRTSDASKNR
- a CDS encoding manganese catalase family protein gives rise to the protein MFYHDKKLQYKVRVEKPNPTFARALQQAIGGIEGEIRVCLQYLFQAWNTRGPVRYRDMLLDTGTEEISHIEMLATAVALNLEGASNDVIDDLVGKNPVVEAIMGGMDPRQYLSGGLGAMAADANGVPFNGSWVVSSGNTAADMYANVMAESTGRLLATRLYELTDDAGMKDMLSFLIARDTMHQNQWLAVLEELGHGDLRTVHPIPNSFPQANEHQEFSYTFVNTNVDKEASVGQNRRWTEGPSIDGRSTFREMPAQPFGDEPKLAPPAPEGYAQIEQMQHAGEKR